Proteins from one Streptomyces genisteinicus genomic window:
- a CDS encoding methionyl-tRNA formyltransferase, whose translation MRVVMFGYQTWGHRTLQALLDSEHDVVLVVTHPRSEHAYEKIWSDSVADLAEQHGIPVAIRNRPDDEELLSLLKEADPDIIVANNWRTWIPPHVYGLPRHGTLNIHDSLLPKYAGFSPLIWALINGEPEVGVTAHMMDEVLDAGDIVDQRAVPVGPHDTATDLFHKTVDLIAPVTVGALGRIAAGDTDFTPQDRTQATFFHKRAEEDIRIDWNWPAEDLERLVRAQSAPYPSAFTHHRGERLEILAATVSEGRYGGTPGRIFYREGDGVVIVAGADARTGRNHGLAVTRVRTHDGRELPALEYFTSMGGYLTARP comes from the coding sequence ATGCGCGTCGTCATGTTCGGCTACCAGACGTGGGGGCACCGGACCCTGCAAGCCCTTCTGGACTCCGAGCACGACGTGGTCCTCGTCGTGACACACCCCAGGAGCGAGCACGCCTACGAGAAGATCTGGAGCGACTCCGTCGCCGATCTCGCGGAGCAGCACGGCATCCCGGTCGCGATCCGCAACCGTCCCGACGACGAGGAACTCCTGAGCCTGCTCAAGGAGGCGGACCCGGACATCATCGTCGCCAACAACTGGCGCACCTGGATCCCCCCGCACGTCTACGGGCTTCCCCGCCACGGCACGCTGAACATCCACGACTCGCTGCTGCCGAAGTACGCCGGGTTCTCCCCGCTGATCTGGGCTCTGATCAACGGGGAGCCCGAAGTCGGCGTCACCGCCCACATGATGGACGAGGTGCTGGACGCCGGCGACATCGTCGACCAGCGCGCCGTCCCCGTCGGCCCCCACGACACCGCCACCGACCTGTTCCACAAGACCGTGGACCTGATCGCCCCGGTCACCGTCGGCGCCCTGGGCCGCATCGCCGCCGGCGACACCGACTTCACCCCCCAGGACCGCACCCAGGCCACCTTCTTCCACAAGCGCGCCGAGGAGGACATCCGCATCGACTGGAACTGGCCGGCCGAAGACCTCGAACGGCTCGTCCGCGCCCAGTCCGCGCCCTACCCGAGCGCCTTCACCCACCACCGGGGCGAGCGCCTGGAGATCCTCGCGGCGACCGTCTCCGAGGGCCGCTACGGCGGCACGCCGGGCCGCATCTTCTACCGCGAGGGCGACGGCGTCGTCATCGTCGCGGGCGCGGACGCCCGCACCGGACGCAACCACGGACTCGCCGTCACCCGGGTCCGCACCCACGACGGGCGCGAGCTGCCGGCCCTGGAGTACTTCACCTCGATGGGCGGCTACCTCACCGCACGGCCCTGA
- a CDS encoding 3-deoxy-7-phosphoheptulonate synthase: protein MPSLPPQALSSQAPSSPAPSSPALSSQAPSSQALPTAVQPLPTPADLATAGPLPSPAELALLFPLSADDTERIARHRRTVGDVLDRRDGRLMVVVGPCSVHDTAGALEYADRLAGAARRFEDDLVVVLRAYLEKPRTVTGWTGLLNSPEYDGTGDLDAGLRLGRSLLTDAVATGLPLAYEFVDPALAPYVADTVSWGAIGARTVASQPHRHLASWLPMPVGMKNCVSGRLDTAVAAVQAAAHSHTLPAVSYDGRLTTLRSTGNRSAHLVLRGGPVPNYDRAGVAAARAALAAAGLPERVVVDASHGNSGKDHNRQPGVVADLAAQIADGDRSLAGVMIESYLADGRQDPGGGRPRPDLSVTDACVGWTRTVPLLETLAQAARRRAA from the coding sequence ATGCCTTCCCTTCCCCCGCAGGCCCTTTCCTCGCAGGCCCCTTCATCTCCGGCCCCTTCATCTCCGGCCCTTTCCTCGCAGGCACCTTCCTCACAGGCTCTTCCGACCGCCGTCCAGCCGCTGCCGACACCGGCGGATCTCGCCACGGCGGGTCCGCTGCCCTCTCCCGCCGAACTCGCGCTGCTGTTCCCGCTGTCGGCCGACGACACCGAGCGGATCGCCCGGCACCGCCGGACCGTCGGCGACGTCCTCGACCGGCGGGACGGGCGGCTGATGGTGGTCGTCGGCCCGTGCTCCGTCCACGACACGGCGGGCGCCCTGGAGTACGCGGACCGCCTCGCCGGGGCCGCCCGCCGGTTCGAGGACGACCTGGTCGTCGTCCTGCGGGCGTATCTGGAGAAGCCGCGCACCGTCACGGGCTGGACCGGGCTGCTCAACTCCCCGGAGTACGACGGGACGGGCGACCTCGACGCCGGCCTGCGCCTCGGCCGGTCGCTGCTGACGGACGCGGTCGCCACGGGGCTGCCGCTCGCCTACGAGTTCGTGGACCCCGCGCTGGCCCCCTATGTCGCGGACACGGTGTCCTGGGGCGCGATCGGCGCCCGGACCGTCGCCAGCCAGCCCCACCGGCACCTCGCGTCGTGGCTGCCGATGCCGGTCGGGATGAAGAACTGCGTCTCGGGCAGGCTGGACACCGCCGTGGCCGCCGTCCAGGCCGCCGCCCACTCCCACACCCTGCCCGCCGTCTCCTACGACGGGCGGCTCACCACACTGCGGAGCACGGGCAACCGGTCGGCCCATCTGGTGCTGCGCGGGGGGCCCGTGCCGAACTACGACCGGGCGGGTGTCGCCGCGGCCCGCGCGGCGCTCGCCGCCGCGGGTCTGCCGGAGCGCGTCGTCGTCGACGCCTCGCACGGCAACAGCGGGAAGGACCACAACCGCCAGCCCGGAGTGGTGGCCGACCTGGCCGCGCAGATCGCGGACGGCGACCGCTCGCTCGCCGGAGTCATGATCGAGTCCTATCTGGCCGACGGGCGGCAGGACCCGGGAGGCGGGCGCCCCAGGCCCGATTTGAGCGTCACCGACGCCTGCGTCGGCTGGACCCGCACGGTGCCGCTGCTGGAGACCCTGGCGCAGGCCGCCCGCAGGCGTGCGGCCTGA
- a CDS encoding DHA2 family efflux MFS transporter permease subunit — translation MSGDTQAPAAQKVDRRLLGIAFILVLGTFMATIDATIVSVGIDTLAEEFGASVAEIQWVSTAYLLAVVAAVPASGWLAGRWGGRRTWMGAIGLFLFGSLLCALAWDATSMIVFRIVQGLGGGMLPATGQALLARIAGPGRTGKVISIVAVVPMLSPVFGPLAGGTLLAVASWQWLFLVNIPIGAAALLLARRYVPRVPPAGERAPFDLRGAALLSPGLAVLVYGLTELAEGRAVAAATGVSAGVLMLAAFVVHGLRTRTTPLIDPRLFTRPPFGAAALSLVVLGASVFGTTFLLPLYFQTGRGLTAWEAGLLLAPQGLGAVAGSVLVGRSIDKAAPRTLVVCGIALILVGTVPFTQLGHDLPHAVVVAALVVRGTGMAMIGAPVMNIVYSRIEPAHLPRAASALNLLNTVGGSVGTAALAVVLQDRLTARGADVSQAFADTFWWVSALCLLAAAGASRLPRTNVRNP, via the coding sequence ATGAGCGGCGACACGCAGGCCCCGGCCGCCCAGAAGGTCGACAGGCGGCTGCTGGGGATCGCGTTCATCCTCGTCCTCGGCACGTTCATGGCGACGATCGACGCCACCATCGTCAGCGTCGGCATCGACACGCTCGCCGAGGAGTTCGGCGCCTCCGTCGCCGAGATCCAGTGGGTGTCCACCGCCTATCTGCTGGCCGTGGTGGCGGCCGTCCCCGCGTCCGGCTGGCTGGCCGGACGCTGGGGCGGGCGGCGCACCTGGATGGGCGCGATCGGACTGTTCCTGTTCGGATCGCTGCTGTGCGCCCTCGCCTGGGACGCGACGAGCATGATCGTGTTCCGGATCGTCCAGGGACTCGGGGGCGGGATGCTGCCCGCCACCGGGCAGGCCCTGCTCGCCCGGATCGCGGGCCCCGGCCGGACGGGCAAGGTGATCAGCATCGTCGCGGTGGTGCCGATGCTCTCCCCCGTGTTCGGCCCGCTGGCCGGCGGCACCCTCCTCGCGGTGGCGTCGTGGCAGTGGCTGTTCCTCGTCAACATCCCGATCGGGGCGGCCGCCCTCCTGCTCGCCCGCCGCTACGTGCCCCGCGTCCCGCCCGCCGGGGAGCGGGCGCCGTTCGACCTGCGGGGCGCGGCCCTCCTCTCCCCCGGGCTCGCCGTCCTCGTCTACGGGCTGACCGAACTCGCCGAGGGACGCGCGGTGGCCGCGGCGACCGGGGTGTCGGCGGGTGTGCTGATGCTGGCCGCCTTCGTCGTCCACGGGCTGCGCACGCGCACCACCCCGCTCATCGATCCCCGGCTCTTCACACGTCCTCCGTTCGGCGCCGCCGCACTGTCCCTGGTGGTCCTCGGCGCCTCCGTGTTCGGCACCACGTTCCTGCTGCCCCTGTACTTCCAGACCGGCCGCGGGCTGACCGCGTGGGAGGCGGGACTGCTCCTCGCGCCCCAGGGACTGGGCGCCGTGGCCGGGTCCGTGCTGGTCGGCCGCTCCATCGACAAGGCCGCTCCCCGGACGCTGGTGGTCTGCGGGATCGCCCTGATCCTCGTCGGCACCGTGCCGTTCACCCAGCTGGGGCACGATCTGCCGCACGCCGTCGTGGTCGCGGCGCTCGTGGTCCGCGGAACGGGGATGGCCATGATCGGAGCCCCCGTCATGAACATCGTCTACAGCCGCATCGAGCCCGCGCACCTCCCCCGGGCGGCGAGCGCGCTCAACCTGCTCAACACCGTGGGCGGATCGGTCGGCACCGCGGCGCTCGCCGTGGTGCTCCAGGACCGGCTCACCGCCCGCGGCGCGGACGTCTCCCAGGCGTTCGCCGACACCTTCTGGTGGGTGTCCGCCCTCTGTCTCCTCGCCGCCGCCGGGGCGTCACGACTGCCCCGGACCAACGTCAGGAACCCATGA